The following coding sequences are from one Paracholeplasma morum window:
- a CDS encoding bifunctional enoyl-CoA hydratase/phosphate acetyltransferase, whose protein sequence is MNNYLNSIDEIIHRSKACPKQRLVVAVAQDPYVLDAVKLAFETLTLNVTLIGDEQEIRELLLESKVFHPYEIMDIKDKAQACIEAAKLVHSGYAHILMKGLVDTSILLKAVLDKTYGLKTEKRLSHISLIENSHYPKLFMISDAAMNMYPDVLIKKDIILNGVDVLHRLGIMKPNVGILAAIEKENPKMPATIDAILLKKMNEDGIIANCIVDGPFALDNALSKEAAVHKGVTSPIAGDVDFLLVPTIDAGNILYKSLMFLSNSKSASVVYGASAPIVVTSRADGIMTKYASIALAKLLV, encoded by the coding sequence CATTCATCGATCCAAAGCTTGTCCAAAACAAAGATTGGTTGTAGCTGTTGCTCAGGATCCTTATGTCTTAGACGCTGTTAAACTAGCCTTTGAAACATTAACCCTTAATGTAACGTTAATCGGGGATGAACAAGAGATACGTGAACTTCTTTTAGAATCCAAAGTATTTCATCCCTATGAAATCATGGATATTAAAGACAAAGCTCAAGCGTGTATCGAAGCTGCTAAGCTTGTACATAGTGGATACGCACATATTTTGATGAAAGGCCTTGTGGATACTTCTATCCTTTTAAAAGCCGTACTTGATAAAACCTATGGACTTAAAACAGAGAAACGTTTGTCACATATATCGTTGATAGAAAATAGCCATTATCCAAAACTGTTCATGATTAGTGACGCGGCAATGAACATGTATCCAGATGTGTTAATAAAAAAAGACATCATCCTTAATGGCGTTGATGTCTTACATAGATTAGGCATTATGAAACCCAATGTTGGTATACTTGCAGCAATTGAAAAAGAAAACCCTAAAATGCCCGCAACTATAGATGCAATCTTACTTAAGAAAATGAATGAAGATGGCATAATCGCTAATTGCATTGTGGATGGCCCGTTTGCCCTTGACAATGCTTTAAGTAAGGAAGCTGCAGTCCATAAGGGCGTCACATCTCCCATAGCAGGTGATGTAGATTTTCTATTAGTACCAACCATTGATGCTGGCAATATATTATATAAAAGCTTGATGTTCTTATCCAATTCAAAAAGCGCAAGCGTTGTCTATGGCGCTAGTGCTCCGATTGTCGTGACTTCAAGGGCAGACGGCATAATGACTAAATATGCCTCAATCGCTTTAGCAAAACTATTAGTATAA